A part of Eubacterium sp. AB3007 genomic DNA contains:
- a CDS encoding ornithine aminomutase subunit alpha encodes MIREDDFEKRRVEKGIADLTDEQLYDRFWELCAQVVDPLLELGRKNTTPSVERAVLLRMGVSSLDTQKIVEGAMDRGLIGHGTGHIVYRVSKDLGLSIREASVGLAQGKYWDEAVAIFNAKEGK; translated from the coding sequence ATGATAAGAGAAGACGATTTTGAAAAAAGAAGAGTAGAAAAGGGTATCGCCGATCTTACAGATGAGCAGCTCTACGACAGATTCTGGGAGCTTTGCGCACAGGTCGTAGATCCACTGCTCGAGCTGGGCAGAAAGAACACCACTCCTTCCGTAGAGAGAGCGGTTCTTCTGCGCATGGGCGTTTCCTCTCTGGACACACAGAAGATCGTAGAGGGTGCTATGGACAGAGGTCTCATCGGTCATGGAACCGGACACATCGTCTACAGAGTTTCCAAGGATCTGGGACTCTCCATCCGTGAGGCATCCGTAGGACTTGCCCAGGGCAAGTACTGGGATGAGGCCGTAGCGATTTTCAATGCTAAGGAGGGAAAGTAA
- the ortB gene encoding 2-amino-4-oxopentanoate thiolase subunit OrtB, giving the protein MALAKDYDSVMGRSNEIQKKALGLDYATYESGSIAFDYEALMKDTGYTLEEIDKIQSQFAVGNTPLIELRNISALSRKYAKPGYGARIFAKDEAANASGSFKARRAACAVAHAKKLGYKGVIAATSGNYGAAVASQAAMQGLDCIIVQECYDSKGVGQPEIVEKARKCEAYGAEVIQLTVGPELFYTFLSVLEDTGYFNASLYSPFGIAGVETLGYEIAMQCREKVGKDPDMVVCTNAGGGMMTGTARGLLKAGAVNTTMVAASIDLTGLSMASDKAFNLKSCTTGHTGFGVPYATDPDHSDVPRSAARPLRYMDRYVTVKQGEVMYVTEMLANLEGIERGPAGNTALAAAFSLAQELPEDAILVISETEYTGAGKHIQPQLSFARENGIEIRFGNPTEEDKPGENIILPADPGLIQCHDADLNHFRQSCIRKAVKKAGGVTPTEEDLEFLAAETKTDVAFVKETLGL; this is encoded by the coding sequence ATGGCACTGGCAAAGGACTATGATTCCGTAATGGGAAGATCGAACGAGATCCAGAAGAAAGCTCTGGGCCTTGACTATGCGACTTACGAGTCCGGCTCCATCGCTTTCGATTATGAGGCACTGATGAAGGACACAGGGTACACCCTGGAAGAGATCGACAAGATCCAGTCCCAGTTTGCAGTAGGCAACACTCCGCTGATCGAGCTGAGAAACATCTCCGCTCTGTCCAGAAAATACGCCAAGCCTGGCTATGGTGCAAGAATTTTTGCGAAGGACGAAGCAGCAAACGCTTCCGGTTCCTTCAAAGCCAGAAGAGCCGCCTGCGCAGTGGCACACGCGAAGAAGTTAGGCTACAAGGGCGTTATCGCCGCTACCTCTGGAAACTACGGCGCAGCCGTTGCTTCTCAGGCAGCTATGCAGGGTCTGGACTGCATCATCGTTCAGGAGTGCTATGACTCCAAGGGCGTTGGCCAGCCGGAGATTGTCGAGAAGGCTCGTAAGTGCGAGGCTTACGGCGCAGAGGTCATCCAGCTGACCGTAGGACCTGAGCTGTTCTACACCTTCCTGTCCGTACTGGAGGACACCGGATATTTCAACGCATCCCTGTACTCCCCCTTCGGAATCGCAGGCGTAGAGACACTGGGCTATGAGATCGCTATGCAGTGCCGCGAGAAGGTTGGCAAAGACCCGGATATGGTGGTCTGCACCAACGCTGGCGGCGGCATGATGACCGGAACTGCCAGAGGTCTGCTGAAAGCCGGTGCTGTGAACACCACCATGGTGGCTGCTTCCATCGACCTGACCGGACTTTCCATGGCTTCCGACAAAGCTTTCAACCTGAAGTCCTGCACCACAGGACACACCGGATTCGGTGTACCATACGCGACCGATCCGGATCACTCCGACGTTCCCAGAAGTGCGGCAAGACCGCTCCGTTACATGGATAGATACGTCACCGTCAAGCAGGGTGAAGTTATGTACGTCACCGAGATGCTGGCTAACCTGGAGGGAATCGAGAGAGGCCCTGCCGGTAACACCGCACTGGCGGCAGCCTTCTCCCTGGCTCAGGAGCTACCCGAGGACGCAATCCTCGTCATCTCCGAGACAGAGTACACCGGTGCCGGAAAGCACATCCAGCCGCAGCTGTCCTTCGCAAGAGAGAACGGTATCGAGATCCGCTTCGGAAACCCGACAGAGGAAGACAAGCCGGGCGAGAACATCATTCTGCCGGCAGATCCTGGCCTCATCCAGTGCCACGATGCTGACCTGAACCACTTCCGTCAGTCCTGCATCCGCAAGGCTGTCAAGAAGGCAGGCGGTGTCACTCCGACAGAGGAAGACCTGGAATTCCTGGCTGCTGAGACCAAGACAGACGTCGCCTTCGTCAAGGAGACACTGGGTCTGTAG
- the ord gene encoding 2,4-diaminopentanoate dehydrogenase, with protein sequence MKNVQVILWGLGAMGGGIGKMLAKKQGVDIVGAIDIGDKLGKNLYDVVPGIEQGDRADVIVGTAEEVIKPGAADIVVVCTNSFTKDVFDKLVFVMERGMNVITSAEEMAYPQAQEPELAKKLDECGKKNGVTVLGTGINPGLIMDLLVILWTAACEEVNHITSRRVNSLSPFGPAVMEEQGIGISVEEFEKRKAAGTMAGHVGFAESTMMMCDALGWKWDQFGQDMEPIVTDVDRKSPYGFAKAGSVAGVAMKGWVDIDGERKIDMDHPQQIEPEQVGIHTGDYVILDAVPPVNMANNPEIEGGIGTMAMIMNCIPHVINAKPGLKTMIDIPVPHAIMGDFRDLIDEDCKLVK encoded by the coding sequence ATGAAAAACGTACAGGTAATCCTTTGGGGACTCGGCGCTATGGGCGGCGGAATCGGAAAAATGCTGGCAAAGAAGCAGGGCGTTGACATCGTCGGTGCTATCGATATCGGTGATAAGCTGGGCAAGAACCTCTATGACGTAGTTCCTGGCATCGAGCAGGGCGACAGAGCTGACGTTATCGTCGGCACCGCAGAGGAAGTCATCAAGCCGGGCGCAGCTGACATCGTTGTCGTTTGCACTAACTCGTTCACAAAGGATGTATTCGACAAGCTGGTCTTCGTTATGGAGAGAGGCATGAACGTTATCACTTCCGCAGAGGAGATGGCTTATCCGCAGGCACAGGAGCCGGAACTGGCTAAGAAGCTGGATGAGTGCGGAAAGAAGAACGGTGTCACCGTACTGGGCACCGGCATCAACCCGGGTCTGATTATGGACCTGCTGGTCATCCTCTGGACCGCCGCTTGCGAGGAGGTCAACCACATCACCTCCAGAAGAGTTAACTCCCTGTCCCCGTTCGGACCGGCTGTTATGGAAGAGCAGGGCATCGGCATCTCCGTCGAGGAGTTCGAGAAGAGAAAGGCTGCCGGCACCATGGCTGGTCACGTAGGATTTGCTGAGTCCACCATGATGATGTGCGACGCACTGGGTTGGAAGTGGGATCAGTTCGGTCAGGACATGGAGCCCATCGTTACTGACGTTGACAGAAAGTCTCCTTATGGATTCGCCAAGGCTGGAAGCGTAGCAGGCGTTGCCATGAAGGGCTGGGTCGATATCGATGGCGAGAGAAAGATCGACATGGATCACCCGCAGCAGATCGAGCCTGAGCAGGTCGGCATCCACACTGGTGACTACGTCATCCTGGACGCTGTTCCGCCAGTCAACATGGCCAACAACCCGGAGATCGAGGGTGGAATCGGCACCATGGCTATGATCATGAACTGCATTCCGCACGTTATCAACGCCAAGCCGGGCCTGAAGACCATGATCGACATCCCTGTTCCCCACGCAATCATGGGCGACTTCAGAGACCTGATCGACGAGGACTGCAAGCTGGTTAAGTAG
- a CDS encoding GlmL-related ornithine degradation protein, giving the protein MKVDVLVAEIGSTTTVVNAFTDLDTDRPCFWGQGQAPTSVLEGDVRIGLQGAVDDLCRKKGIDSIEYDEMLATSSAAGGLKMTVHGLVYDMTAKAAKEAALGAGAIIHNVTAGRLRRTDIKKIKEINPNLILIAGGVDYGERDTALDNAEMIRSMGLKVPIIYAGNVENQEEIKLIFEDSGQEVYIVDNVYPQIDELNVEPCRKVIQDAFEDNITRAPGMEHVRDMVNGPIIPTPGAVMECTKVLYDCLGDLIVLDVGGATTDLHSVCVESDKVARIMTSPEPKAKRTVEGDLGVYVNRYKVIESIGEEKLREECENELHIDLDKTLETYRAIPRNEDEIKLVERLTREAVFKATERHAGKLRHIYGPSGRSTVAEGKDLTPVKYIIGTGGALTRLPHRVEIMKEIAAQNVTGMGLYPTEHAKILVDNDYFMASLGVLSKTHREGAIRLLEQSLDFKFPEKTDDSGIYTLNTKAMAELDEELAAKDKKEEEYQEHIKEMEDLGYDMSCYKDEEPIGGANARQADGTYVNAEKRSIMEGGGNQPEWNQKQKEALEEADKARDTDQIDRSKPWNNCNKECHICTHVQCPSNPKNPKNRRD; this is encoded by the coding sequence ATGAAAGTAGACGTATTGGTAGCAGAAATCGGATCCACCACCACAGTAGTCAACGCATTCACCGATCTGGATACGGACAGGCCGTGCTTCTGGGGACAGGGGCAGGCACCGACCTCCGTGCTAGAGGGGGATGTACGTATCGGCTTGCAGGGTGCGGTGGACGATCTTTGTCGCAAGAAGGGGATCGACAGCATCGAATACGATGAGATGCTGGCTACGTCCTCGGCGGCTGGCGGCCTGAAGATGACCGTCCACGGCCTGGTGTACGACATGACCGCCAAGGCGGCCAAGGAGGCGGCGTTGGGCGCGGGCGCCATCATCCACAATGTCACCGCGGGAAGGCTTCGCCGCACCGACATCAAGAAGATCAAGGAGATCAACCCAAATCTGATCCTCATCGCAGGCGGTGTAGATTACGGAGAGAGAGATACTGCTCTGGATAATGCAGAGATGATCCGGAGCATGGGGCTGAAGGTGCCCATCATCTACGCAGGCAACGTTGAGAACCAGGAAGAGATCAAGCTCATTTTTGAGGACAGCGGGCAGGAGGTCTATATTGTAGACAACGTGTATCCGCAGATCGATGAACTGAACGTGGAGCCTTGTCGGAAGGTGATCCAGGACGCGTTTGAGGACAACATCACCCGTGCTCCCGGCATGGAGCACGTGCGCGATATGGTCAATGGACCCATCATCCCAACTCCTGGTGCCGTCATGGAGTGTACCAAGGTTTTGTACGACTGCCTGGGTGACCTGATCGTGCTGGACGTGGGCGGTGCGACCACCGATCTGCACTCTGTCTGTGTTGAGTCCGACAAGGTGGCCAGGATCATGACCAGTCCGGAACCCAAGGCCAAGCGGACCGTAGAGGGGGACCTTGGCGTGTACGTCAACCGCTACAAGGTCATCGAGTCCATCGGCGAAGAGAAATTGAGAGAAGAATGCGAGAACGAACTTCATATCGATCTGGATAAGACATTGGAAACCTATCGAGCGATCCCCAGAAATGAGGATGAGATCAAACTGGTAGAAAGGCTCACCAGGGAGGCTGTGTTCAAGGCGACTGAACGTCATGCCGGCAAACTTCGCCACATCTATGGCCCATCCGGCCGGAGCACCGTGGCAGAGGGAAAGGATCTGACTCCAGTGAAGTACATCATCGGCACCGGTGGCGCGCTCACCCGTCTGCCCCACAGGGTAGAGATCATGAAGGAGATTGCTGCCCAGAACGTGACCGGCATGGGCCTCTACCCGACTGAGCACGCAAAGATCCTGGTGGACAACGACTATTTCATGGCGTCACTGGGTGTGCTATCCAAGACTCACCGGGAGGGTGCGATCCGGTTGCTGGAACAGAGCCTGGATTTCAAATTCCCGGAAAAGACAGATGACAGTGGTATCTACACGCTGAACACCAAAGCCATGGCAGAGTTGGACGAAGAGCTGGCGGCCAAGGACAAGAAGGAAGAAGAGTACCAGGAGCATATCAAGGAGATGGAAGACCTGGGCTACGATATGAGCTGCTACAAGGACGAGGAGCCCATCGGCGGCGCCAATGCCCGTCAGGCGGACGGTACCTACGTGAACGCAGAGAAGCGCAGCATCATGGAGGGCGGCGGCAACCAGCCGGAATGGAACCAAAAGCAGAAAGAGGCCCTGGAGGAAGCGGATAAGGCCAGGGATACCGATCAGATAGATCGCAGCAAACCCTGGAACAACTGCAACAAGGAGTGTCATATATGCACCCACGTACAGTGCCCCAGCAACCCTAAGAACCCGAAGAACAGGAGGGACTGA
- the orr gene encoding ornithine racemase Orr: MYPKMVVNLKKLQQNLDAVAAITKDRGACSLMIVTKGMCADPEMAKMIAADPKVDYMADSRVKNIASYVDIAHEGGKKTVLLRIPMHDELPEVVKYVDVCFISEISSIRLLDEEAGKVGKVQDIVLMIDLGDLREGIFFQNQELIDEAVDVIMGLEHVNLYGIAVNLTCYGAIIPKYDNLSQLVEIAGSIEERTGHKLQMVSGGNSSSIYLVDRGELPEGINNLRLGEAFLLGNDTAYETDLPGTTGDALTLEAQIVELKEKPSLPIGEVGVDAFGQKPYYEDRGIMKRAIIAIGKQDTDLDSMTPVDPQIEIMGGSSDHTILDVTHADRDYKVGDIVSFTLGYGGMLKVATSPYVSREYVK, encoded by the coding sequence ATGTATCCAAAGATGGTAGTAAACCTGAAGAAACTGCAGCAGAACCTGGATGCCGTGGCGGCCATCACCAAGGACAGGGGAGCATGCTCCCTGATGATCGTCACCAAGGGAATGTGTGCCGATCCGGAGATGGCAAAGATGATCGCCGCGGACCCCAAGGTGGATTACATGGCGGACTCCCGTGTGAAGAACATCGCCAGCTATGTGGACATCGCTCATGAGGGTGGCAAGAAGACCGTGCTCCTGCGCATCCCTATGCACGACGAGCTCCCGGAGGTAGTGAAGTACGTAGACGTATGCTTCATTTCCGAGATCTCCTCCATCCGCCTGTTGGATGAGGAAGCCGGGAAGGTCGGCAAGGTGCAGGACATCGTGTTGATGATCGACCTGGGCGATCTCCGCGAGGGAATCTTCTTCCAGAACCAGGAACTCATCGATGAGGCTGTGGATGTGATCATGGGTCTGGAGCACGTGAACCTTTACGGCATCGCCGTCAATCTGACCTGCTACGGGGCCATTATTCCCAAGTACGACAACCTGTCCCAGCTGGTGGAGATTGCCGGGAGCATCGAAGAGCGCACCGGCCACAAGCTGCAGATGGTCTCCGGAGGCAACTCCAGCTCCATCTATCTGGTGGACAGGGGCGAGTTGCCGGAAGGCATCAACAACCTTCGTCTGGGGGAGGCATTCCTGCTGGGCAACGACACTGCGTACGAGACAGATCTGCCCGGGACTACCGGTGATGCCCTGACCCTGGAGGCACAGATCGTGGAGCTGAAGGAGAAGCCCTCCCTGCCCATCGGCGAGGTTGGTGTGGATGCCTTTGGACAGAAACCTTATTATGAAGACAGAGGGATCATGAAACGTGCCATCATTGCCATCGGCAAGCAGGACACAGACCTGGACAGCATGACCCCGGTGGATCCCCAGATCGAGATCATGGGAGGAAGCTCCGATCACACCATCCTGGACGTGACCCACGCAGACCGGGACTACAAGGTGGGGGACATCGTTTCCTTCACTCTGGGCTATGGTGGTATGCTGAAGGTTGCCACCAGCCCTTATGTCAGCAGAGAATACGTAAAATAG
- the ortA gene encoding 2-amino-4-oxopentanoate thiolase subunit OrtA has product MAKKGDWVRIHSVVLKAEERTAKIPEDTQKCDLEMWTKGELQADAEIGDVVEVKTAVGRIEKGTLIEVGPYYTHSYGKFVPEIIEIDKQLRKIMKGGDE; this is encoded by the coding sequence ATGGCAAAAAAAGGTGATTGGGTGCGCATCCACTCAGTAGTACTGAAAGCCGAGGAGAGAACCGCTAAGATTCCTGAAGATACTCAGAAGTGTGACCTGGAAATGTGGACAAAGGGAGAACTCCAGGCAGACGCTGAGATCGGCGATGTTGTTGAAGTAAAGACTGCAGTTGGTCGTATCGAGAAGGGAACCCTGATCGAGGTAGGACCTTACTATACACACAGCTATGGTAAGTTCGTACCAGAGATCATCGAGATCGACAAGCAGCTCAGAAAGATCATGAAAGGAGGGGACGAGTAA
- a CDS encoding deoxyribonuclease IV, translated as MSDKKLTDGPAGAGPVYIGCHLSSADGFLAMGKAALSIGANTFAFFTRNPRGGKAKAIDPADATALCELLAENRFGPLVAHAPYTLNPCSATPRVREFARMAMTEDMERMEYLPGNYYNFHPGSHVGQGAEAGIEMIAALLNEVIRPEQSTTILLETMAGKGSEIGGDFRELAEIIRRVEHEEKLGVCLDTCHVHDAGYDIDGNLDEVLEVFDREIGLDRLKALHINDSQNPLGARKDRHARIGEGHLGTEAIRNVIYDPRLMGLPCILETPQESLAGYGDEIAMLKGEKEN; from the coding sequence TTGTCTGATAAAAAATTAACGGATGGGCCTGCCGGCGCAGGGCCTGTGTATATCGGCTGTCACCTGTCCAGTGCGGATGGGTTTCTTGCCATGGGGAAGGCGGCTTTGTCCATCGGGGCGAACACCTTTGCCTTCTTTACCAGGAACCCCAGAGGAGGAAAGGCCAAGGCCATCGACCCTGCAGATGCGACGGCTTTGTGCGAGCTGCTTGCGGAGAACCGGTTCGGACCGCTGGTGGCCCACGCGCCGTACACCCTGAATCCGTGCTCCGCTACGCCGCGGGTGAGAGAGTTCGCCCGGATGGCCATGACGGAGGACATGGAGCGCATGGAGTACTTGCCGGGGAACTACTACAACTTCCATCCGGGGAGCCATGTGGGGCAGGGCGCGGAAGCGGGCATCGAGATGATTGCGGCGCTTTTGAACGAGGTCATTCGGCCGGAGCAGTCCACCACCATCCTGTTAGAGACCATGGCGGGGAAGGGCAGCGAGATTGGCGGGGATTTCCGAGAATTGGCGGAGATCATCCGGCGGGTGGAACACGAGGAGAAACTCGGAGTCTGCCTGGATACCTGCCACGTACACGATGCTGGTTATGACATCGACGGGAACCTGGACGAGGTGCTGGAGGTGTTCGACCGGGAGATTGGGCTAGACCGGCTGAAGGCGCTTCACATCAATGACAGTCAGAATCCACTGGGCGCGCGAAAGGATCGGCACGCCCGCATCGGCGAAGGCCATCTGGGAACAGAGGCCATCAGAAACGTCATCTATGATCCGCGGCTCATGGGGCTGCCCTGCATTCTGGAAACACCGCAGGAGAGCCTCGCCGGCTACGGGGATGAAATAGCAATGTTAAAAGGTGAAAAGGAGAATTGA
- the buk gene encoding butyrate kinase, with product MEAKEIKDILVINPGSTSTKITIFTKNNTEVLFKKNIVHDEQRIMEFPNVASQKNYRKVIILDELNAIGYDLENLSAVVGRGGMLFGLKGGGYRINEKMYNKMASPELPQHASSLGALLAYSIAEPMNIPSFIYDSTMGTDLLDIAKVTGIAEIEKYGAVHLLNSRAQAIKYATSVGKDYKDMNFINCHMGGGVTVNAMKGGKVIDSAAYDDGPMAPERSGGVPLLLFKKLCFDGKHTEKDMEELIAGKGGLYSYLGTKDAIEIESQIEEGDHYAKMIVEAMGFQVAKSIAGLSCCLEGKVDCIILTGGLAYFQFLVETIQKYCKHIGHIEVMPGESEMEALAAGTLRMLTGEEEIKEL from the coding sequence ATGGAAGCAAAAGAAATCAAGGACATCCTGGTCATCAACCCGGGATCCACATCCACAAAGATCACTATTTTCACAAAAAACAATACAGAAGTTCTCTTCAAGAAGAACATCGTACACGATGAGCAGCGCATCATGGAGTTCCCGAATGTAGCTTCTCAGAAGAACTACCGTAAGGTCATCATCCTGGACGAGCTGAACGCCATCGGTTATGATCTGGAGAACCTGTCCGCCGTTGTTGGAAGAGGCGGCATGCTGTTCGGCCTGAAGGGCGGTGGTTATAGGATCAATGAGAAGATGTACAACAAGATGGCCAGCCCCGAGCTTCCTCAGCACGCATCCAGCCTGGGCGCGCTTCTGGCCTATTCCATCGCAGAGCCCATGAACATCCCGTCTTTCATTTATGACTCGACCATGGGTACCGACCTGCTGGATATCGCCAAGGTCACCGGAATCGCAGAGATCGAGAAGTACGGTGCTGTCCACCTGCTGAACTCCCGTGCGCAGGCGATCAAGTATGCCACTTCCGTAGGCAAGGACTACAAGGATATGAACTTCATCAACTGCCACATGGGTGGTGGTGTCACCGTCAACGCCATGAAAGGAGGCAAGGTCATCGACTCTGCCGCATACGACGACGGCCCGATGGCACCGGAGAGATCCGGCGGTGTTCCTCTCCTGCTGTTCAAGAAGCTCTGCTTTGATGGCAAGCACACAGAGAAGGATATGGAAGAGCTGATCGCCGGCAAGGGCGGCCTCTACTCTTATCTGGGCACCAAGGACGCCATCGAGATCGAGAGCCAGATCGAGGAGGGGGATCACTACGCCAAGATGATCGTGGAGGCCATGGGCTTCCAGGTCGCCAAGTCCATCGCAGGCCTGTCCTGCTGTCTGGAGGGCAAGGTTGACTGCATCATCCTCACCGGCGGACTCGCCTACTTCCAGTTCCTGGTAGAGACTATCCAGAAGTACTGCAAGCACATCGGTCACATCGAGGTCATGCCGGGCGAGAGCGAGATGGAAGCTCTGGCTGCAGGCACCCTGCGCATGCTCACTGGCGAAGAAGAGATCAAGGAACTCTAA
- the oraE gene encoding D-ornithine 4,5-aminomutase subunit OraE: protein MADMVLKKNEKLDVREILKDLDKYEPRRRGWHWREPAPNIKMGPFEFHDMSKPLKQSVGLPPAKFFEDIDPQPMPVITTEIASGRFEDDIRRMRMGAWHGADHIMVIRHMGQSHIDGLMEGTPQGIGGVPITRKQVRAQRKALDLIEDEIGRELNYHSYVSGVAGPDIAVMFAEEGINGAHQDPQYNVLYRDINCVRSFIDACESKKVLAWADILQIDGAHNANATAREAWKVMPELIVQHAINSLFSEKVGIKPENISLSTVPPDAAPAPAMYLDLPYAVALRDICDRYKMRAQQNTKYICSSVREATVTHVMNMVISKLTRADIQSTITPDEGRNVPWHIYNMEAIDNAKQSFVYMDGFNELVELKKDGPLREMARDIKERATLFMEEIVEVGGYFEAVRQGFFVDSAKYPARNGDGIARNPEGGVGYGFIFPREDDYMAPVTAHFGYNNVEQYGGDPENPSALIGGCTFEDRSKIVYIDELEEEDTVNTRLARVKKYLDGDAIIPEVEWCGDGMIMLTMMVPANVRTAEATGLQVAERLGLQNAEVISKEIMHPAEGTRIELKGKVPFDIDPKTLVLPPPPHHLPDSVLYKEFQDHHMRVVCGTVGDDEHSVGLREIINIKHGGIEKWGIEVNYLGTSVPVEKLVDAAVELDANVIMASTIISHDNVHYKNMKRINDLAIEKGIRDKVIIAAGGTQVTPEDARATGIDEGFGRDSHGIDVATFLAEEAMRRRGDLPPGGHLKGIDED, encoded by the coding sequence ATGGCAGATATGGTATTAAAGAAAAACGAAAAACTGGACGTACGTGAGATTCTGAAGGACCTCGACAAGTACGAGCCAAGAAGAAGAGGCTGGCACTGGAGAGAGCCGGCTCCCAACATCAAGATGGGTCCCTTCGAATTCCATGACATGTCCAAGCCGCTGAAGCAGAGCGTTGGCCTGCCGCCGGCAAAGTTCTTTGAGGACATCGATCCGCAGCCGATGCCGGTCATCACCACCGAGATCGCATCCGGTCGTTTTGAGGACGATATCAGAAGAATGAGAATGGGCGCATGGCATGGCGCTGACCATATCATGGTCATCCGTCACATGGGACAGTCCCACATCGACGGCCTGATGGAGGGTACTCCGCAGGGTATCGGCGGTGTTCCTATCACCCGTAAGCAGGTCAGAGCACAGAGAAAGGCTCTGGATCTGATCGAGGATGAGATCGGCCGCGAACTGAACTACCACTCCTATGTATCCGGCGTTGCTGGTCCGGACATAGCCGTTATGTTCGCAGAAGAAGGAATCAACGGTGCTCACCAGGATCCTCAGTACAACGTACTCTACAGAGACATCAACTGCGTCAGATCCTTCATAGACGCCTGCGAATCCAAGAAAGTCCTGGCATGGGCTGACATTCTGCAGATCGACGGAGCTCATAACGCAAACGCTACCGCAAGAGAAGCATGGAAGGTAATGCCGGAGCTGATCGTACAGCACGCCATTAACTCCCTGTTCTCCGAGAAGGTGGGCATCAAGCCGGAGAACATCTCCCTGTCCACCGTACCCCCAGATGCTGCACCGGCACCGGCTATGTATCTGGACCTGCCTTACGCAGTCGCACTGAGAGACATCTGCGACCGTTACAAGATGAGAGCTCAGCAGAACACCAAGTACATCTGCTCCTCCGTCCGTGAGGCTACCGTTACACACGTAATGAACATGGTTATTTCCAAGCTGACCAGAGCTGACATCCAGTCCACCATCACACCGGATGAGGGACGTAACGTACCTTGGCACATCTACAATATGGAAGCCATCGACAATGCCAAGCAGTCTTTCGTCTACATGGACGGATTCAACGAGCTGGTTGAGCTGAAGAAGGATGGACCGCTCAGAGAGATGGCAAGAGACATCAAGGAAAGAGCGACTCTGTTCATGGAAGAGATCGTCGAAGTAGGCGGCTACTTTGAGGCAGTCAGACAGGGATTCTTCGTTGACTCCGCTAAGTATCCTGCCAGAAACGGCGACGGAATCGCACGTAACCCGGAAGGCGGCGTAGGATATGGATTCATCTTCCCGAGAGAAGACGACTACATGGCTCCGGTCACCGCTCACTTCGGTTACAACAACGTTGAGCAGTACGGCGGAGATCCTGAGAACCCGTCCGCACTGATCGGCGGCTGCACATTCGAAGACAGAAGCAAGATCGTTTACATCGACGAGCTGGAAGAAGAAGATACCGTCAACACCAGACTGGCAAGAGTCAAGAAGTATCTGGACGGCGACGCTATCATTCCGGAAGTTGAGTGGTGCGGCGACGGTATGATCATGCTGACCATGATGGTACCGGCTAACGTCAGAACTGCTGAAGCTACCGGACTGCAGGTTGCTGAGAGACTGGGACTGCAGAATGCAGAAGTCATCTCCAAGGAGATCATGCACCCGGCTGAGGGTACCAGAATCGAGCTGAAGGGTAAGGTTCCATTCGATATCGACCCGAAGACCCTGGTACTGCCTCCACCGCCGCATCACCTGCCGGATTCCGTTCTGTACAAGGAATTCCAGGATCATCACATGAGAGTTGTCTGCGGAACCGTTGGAGACGACGAGCACTCCGTAGGTCTGCGTGAGATCATCAACATCAAGCACGGCGGAATCGAGAAGTGGGGTATCGAGGTGAACTACCTCGGCACATCCGTTCCTGTAGAGAAGCTGGTCGACGCGGCAGTTGAGCTGGACGCCAACGTAATTATGGCTTCCACCATCATCTCCCACGACAACGTTCACTACAAGAACATGAAGAGAATCAACGACCTGGCCATCGAGAAGGGCATCAGGGACAAAGTCATCATCGCTGCAGGCGGTACTCAGGTTACTCCTGAGGACGCAAGAGCTACCGGCATCGACGAGGGCTTCGGAAGAGATTCTCATGGAATCGACGTTGCTACCTTCCTGGCTGAAGAGGCCATGAGAAGACGTGGCGACCTTCCACCGGGAGGCCACCTGAAGGGCATCGACGAGGACTAA